The Punica granatum isolate Tunisia-2019 chromosome 4, ASM765513v2, whole genome shotgun sequence genome has a window encoding:
- the LOC116205300 gene encoding uncharacterized protein LOC116205300 isoform X1, with amino-acid sequence MDFHTLSRRELQALCKKNKIPANMTNLAMADALASLPLQQVEGLEDFLNPPESGSEQFMERYTYGTPAIARTATRMSTRRKPTKEQQEPESSVLSTRSTRRVPAEKAAQEFGGANLLETPAAPATCRRRAQAASARQKVEIADQESEKDKEENAPEDASIETRQIIKPPVQKVYSTRRAVRLLEKSIADLTLADKKKTIQPVKMDKLDAETAAEEVTEDVQEIKDAGKVHAMTVSDHGWEKIDSDAPSEQKQSRVPENETEVEDAMEENAGTDKFSKVSNGAAPGLSGSDPKYDDDHEACLLVSNKNETTVDFKDECVVVEDAGANSLIAVLEESAPDTPAVEDSMENSPSEGLVAEESAPVVENQFGVPSDTQAVEDSEENSPSEGLLASRNADEILSESQEGAAEAISQNGLEVLSLSENQMESSQQSECGSEYNISEPPIVSTYNLDHLAPNCHAASSMDNTVSEVSAAGKLEIQVSQYAEKEIVGDDVMGAGLTDIPVTIQTVECAYEAPTKVSLTVSEEIAAAVLEPILPWTTTTPKRILVYADSEALGDVFNMPQVEFAGKNDGLPQSLNPKSPTSSTSRMHAFSPLMAGKSSSKKQQSTLKYKVSVLDENKENKTGGTTVVRAEPNGEKSKKSDTNVDEDSISASLKDKSLRQLTKMFKEKMQIANKKSDDISKQLEKVRQALQALPGNRMAVGKTEEN; translated from the exons ATGGACTTCCACACCCTGTCAAGGAGGGAACTTCAGGCTCTCTGCAAGAAGAACAAGATCCCCGCCAACATGACTAACCTTGCCATGGCCGATGCTCTCGCTTCCCTTCCTCTTCAGCAG GTTGAGGGCCTTGAGGACTTCCTTAATCCTCCCGAATCGGGCTCTGAGCAATTCATGGAGAGATACACTTACGGCACCCCCGCCATTGCTCGGACTGCAACCAGGATGTCTACCAGAAGAAAGCCCACCAAAGAACAGCAAGAGCCCGAAAGCTCAGTTCTGTCGACTCGTAGCACCAGAAGGGTGCCTGCTGAAAAGGCTGCCCAGGAGTTTGGAGGCGCCAACCTGCTGGAAACTCCAGCTGCACCAGCAACCTGCAGAAGAAGAGCACAGGCTGCCTCAGCTCGACAGAAGGTAGAGATTGCTGATCAGGAGAGCGAGAAAGACAAGGAGGAAAATGCACCCGAGGATGCATCTATCGAAACCAGGCAGATCATTAAGCCTCCAGTGCAGAAGGTGTACAGCACAAGGAGAGCCGTGAGGCTGCTGGAGAAATCAATAGCTGATCTGACTCTGGCAGACAAGAAGAAAACCATACAGCCTGTTAAAATGGATAAGCTGGACGCGGAGACAGCAGCGGAGGAGGTCACAGAAGATGTTCAGGAGATCAAGGATGCAGGCA AAGTTCATGCCATGACTGTCTCAGACCATGGCTGGGAGAAAATTGATTCCGACGCTCCCTCAGAGCAGAAGCAAAGTCGTGTGCCAGAAAATGAAACTGAAGTGGAAGATGCAATGGAGGAGAATGCGGGGACTGACAAATTTTCAAAGGTGTCAAATGGAGCTGCACCTGGCCTCTCGGGTTCAGATCCGAAATACGATGATGACCATGAAGCATGTCTGTTGGTCAGCAACAAAAACGAGACTACCGTGGATTTCAAGGATGAATGTGTTGTTGTGGAAGATG CAGGTGCCAATTCACTGATTGCAGTTCTGGAGGAAAGTGCCCCCGATACACCAGCAGTTGAAGATTCCATGGAGAATAGCCCTTCAGAGGGGCTTGTGGCAGAGGAGAGTGCCCCTGTGGTTGAGAACCAGTTTGGTGTCCCTTCTGATACACAAGCAGTTGAAGATTCTGAGGAGAATAGCCCTTCAGAGGGACTTTTGGCATCCCGTAATGCGGATGAAATCCTTTCTGAATCTCAAGAAGGGGCAGCTGAGGCAATATCCCAGAATGGTTTGGAGGTGCTATCACTTTCTGAAAATCAGATGGAAAGTTCTCAGCAGTCAGAATGTGGAAGTGAATATAATATTTCTGAGCCTCCAATTGTTTCGACTTACAATTTGGACCATCTAGCTCCAAATTGCCATGCTGCCAGCTCAATGGATAATACGGTTTCTGAAGTATCTGCTGCGGGCAAATTGGAAATTCAGGTCAGTCAGTATGCAGAGAAGGAAATTGTTGGGGATGATGTGATGGGTGCCGGTCTTACTGATATCCCAGTAACCATCCAGACAGTGGAATGTGCGTATGAAGCACCAACTAAGGTTTCCTTGACTGTATCAGAGGAAATTGCTGCCGCTGTGCTTGAACCGATCCTGCCCTGGACCACGACGACTCCCAAAAGGATCCTAGTCTATGCTGATTCTGAAGCCTTAGGTGATGTGTTCAATATGCCACAAGTGGAATTTGCAGGGAAAAATGATGGATTGCCTCAATCCTTAAACCCCAAGAGTCCAACTTCTTCAACCAGCAGAATGCATGCATTTTCCCCTCTTATGGCAGGGAAATCATCAAGTAAGAAGCAGCAGTCCACACTGAAATATAAGGTAAGTGTCCTGGATGAGAATAAGGAGAACAAAACAGGCGGCACCACCGTTGTTAGAGCAGAACCAAATGGAGAGAAATCAAAGAAAAGCGACACAAATGTTGATGAAGACAGCATATCAGCGTCATTGAAAGATAAGAGTCTCAGGCAGCTGACAAAGATGTTCAAGGAAAAGATGCAAAT
- the LOC116205300 gene encoding uncharacterized protein LOC116205300 isoform X3, which translates to MDFHTLSRRELQALCKKNKIPANMTNLAMADALASLPLQQVEGLEDFLNPPESGSEQFMERYTYGTPAIARTATRMSTRRKPTKEQQEPESSVLSTRSTRRVPAEKAAQEFGGANLLETPAAPATCRRRAQAASARQKVEIADQESEKDKEENAPEDASIETRQIIKPPVQKVYSTRRAVRLLEKSIADLTLADKKKTIQPVKMDKLDAETAAEEVTEDVQEIKDAGKVHAMTVSDHGWEKIDSDAPSEQKQSRVPENETEVEDAMEENAGTDKFSKVSNGAAPGLSGSDPKYDDDHEACLLVSNKNETTVDFKDECVVVEDAGANSLIAVLEESAPDTPAVEDSMENSPSEGLVAEESAPVVENQFGVPSDTQAVEDSEENSPSEGLLASRNADEILSESQEGAAEAISQNGLEVLSLSENQMESSQQSECGSEYNISEPPIVSTYNLDHLAPNCHAASSMDNTVSEVSAAGKLEIQVSQYAEKEIVGDDVMGAGLTDIPVTIQTVECAYEAPTKVSLTVSEEIAAAVLEPILPWTTTTPKRILVYADSEALGDVFNMPQVEFAGKNDGLPQSLNPKSPTSSTSRMHAFSPLMAGKSSSKKQQSTLKYKVSVLDENKENKTGGTTVVRAEPNGEKSKKSDTNVDEDSISASLKDKSLRQLTKMFKEKMQIANKKSDDISKLEKVRQALQALPGNRMAVGKTEEN; encoded by the exons ATGGACTTCCACACCCTGTCAAGGAGGGAACTTCAGGCTCTCTGCAAGAAGAACAAGATCCCCGCCAACATGACTAACCTTGCCATGGCCGATGCTCTCGCTTCCCTTCCTCTTCAGCAG GTTGAGGGCCTTGAGGACTTCCTTAATCCTCCCGAATCGGGCTCTGAGCAATTCATGGAGAGATACACTTACGGCACCCCCGCCATTGCTCGGACTGCAACCAGGATGTCTACCAGAAGAAAGCCCACCAAAGAACAGCAAGAGCCCGAAAGCTCAGTTCTGTCGACTCGTAGCACCAGAAGGGTGCCTGCTGAAAAGGCTGCCCAGGAGTTTGGAGGCGCCAACCTGCTGGAAACTCCAGCTGCACCAGCAACCTGCAGAAGAAGAGCACAGGCTGCCTCAGCTCGACAGAAGGTAGAGATTGCTGATCAGGAGAGCGAGAAAGACAAGGAGGAAAATGCACCCGAGGATGCATCTATCGAAACCAGGCAGATCATTAAGCCTCCAGTGCAGAAGGTGTACAGCACAAGGAGAGCCGTGAGGCTGCTGGAGAAATCAATAGCTGATCTGACTCTGGCAGACAAGAAGAAAACCATACAGCCTGTTAAAATGGATAAGCTGGACGCGGAGACAGCAGCGGAGGAGGTCACAGAAGATGTTCAGGAGATCAAGGATGCAGGCA AAGTTCATGCCATGACTGTCTCAGACCATGGCTGGGAGAAAATTGATTCCGACGCTCCCTCAGAGCAGAAGCAAAGTCGTGTGCCAGAAAATGAAACTGAAGTGGAAGATGCAATGGAGGAGAATGCGGGGACTGACAAATTTTCAAAGGTGTCAAATGGAGCTGCACCTGGCCTCTCGGGTTCAGATCCGAAATACGATGATGACCATGAAGCATGTCTGTTGGTCAGCAACAAAAACGAGACTACCGTGGATTTCAAGGATGAATGTGTTGTTGTGGAAGATG CAGGTGCCAATTCACTGATTGCAGTTCTGGAGGAAAGTGCCCCCGATACACCAGCAGTTGAAGATTCCATGGAGAATAGCCCTTCAGAGGGGCTTGTGGCAGAGGAGAGTGCCCCTGTGGTTGAGAACCAGTTTGGTGTCCCTTCTGATACACAAGCAGTTGAAGATTCTGAGGAGAATAGCCCTTCAGAGGGACTTTTGGCATCCCGTAATGCGGATGAAATCCTTTCTGAATCTCAAGAAGGGGCAGCTGAGGCAATATCCCAGAATGGTTTGGAGGTGCTATCACTTTCTGAAAATCAGATGGAAAGTTCTCAGCAGTCAGAATGTGGAAGTGAATATAATATTTCTGAGCCTCCAATTGTTTCGACTTACAATTTGGACCATCTAGCTCCAAATTGCCATGCTGCCAGCTCAATGGATAATACGGTTTCTGAAGTATCTGCTGCGGGCAAATTGGAAATTCAGGTCAGTCAGTATGCAGAGAAGGAAATTGTTGGGGATGATGTGATGGGTGCCGGTCTTACTGATATCCCAGTAACCATCCAGACAGTGGAATGTGCGTATGAAGCACCAACTAAGGTTTCCTTGACTGTATCAGAGGAAATTGCTGCCGCTGTGCTTGAACCGATCCTGCCCTGGACCACGACGACTCCCAAAAGGATCCTAGTCTATGCTGATTCTGAAGCCTTAGGTGATGTGTTCAATATGCCACAAGTGGAATTTGCAGGGAAAAATGATGGATTGCCTCAATCCTTAAACCCCAAGAGTCCAACTTCTTCAACCAGCAGAATGCATGCATTTTCCCCTCTTATGGCAGGGAAATCATCAAGTAAGAAGCAGCAGTCCACACTGAAATATAAGGTAAGTGTCCTGGATGAGAATAAGGAGAACAAAACAGGCGGCACCACCGTTGTTAGAGCAGAACCAAATGGAGAGAAATCAAAGAAAAGCGACACAAATGTTGATGAAGACAGCATATCAGCGTCATTGAAAGATAAGAGTCTCAGGCAGCTGACAAAGATGTTCAAGGAAAAGATGCAAAT
- the LOC116205300 gene encoding uncharacterized protein LOC116205300 isoform X4: MDFHTLSRRELQALCKKNKIPANMTNLAMADALASLPLQQVEGLEDFLNPPESGSEQFMERYTYGTPAIARTATRMSTRRKPTKEQQEPESSVLSTRSTRRVPAEKAAQEFGGANLLETPAAPATCRRRAQAASARQKVEIADQESEKDKEENAPEDASIETRQIIKPPVQKVYSTRRAVRLLEKSIADLTLADKKKTIQPVKMDKLDAETAAEEVTEDVQEIKDAGKVHAMTVSDHGWEKIDSDAPSEQKQSRVPENETEVEDAMEENAGTDKFSKVSNGAAPGLSGSDPKYDDDHEACLLVSNKNETTVDFKDECVVVEDAGANSLIAVLEESAPDTPAVEDSMENSPSEGLVAEESAPVVENQFGVPSDTQAVEDSEENSPSEGLLASRNADEILSESQEGAAEAISQNGLEVLSLSENQMESSQQSECGSEYNISEPPIVSTYNLDHLAPNCHAASSMDNTVSEVSAAGKLEIQVSQYAEKEIVGDDVMGAGLTDIPVTIQTVECAYEAPTKVSLTVSEEIAAAVLEPILPWTTTTPKRILVYADSEALGDVFNMPQVEFAGKNDGLPQSLNPKSPTSSTSRMHAFSPLMAGKSSSKKQQSTLKYKVSVLDENKENKTGGTTVVRAEPNGEKSKKSDTNVDEDSISASLKDKSLRQLTKMFKEKMQIANKKSDDISKVSSWKR, translated from the exons ATGGACTTCCACACCCTGTCAAGGAGGGAACTTCAGGCTCTCTGCAAGAAGAACAAGATCCCCGCCAACATGACTAACCTTGCCATGGCCGATGCTCTCGCTTCCCTTCCTCTTCAGCAG GTTGAGGGCCTTGAGGACTTCCTTAATCCTCCCGAATCGGGCTCTGAGCAATTCATGGAGAGATACACTTACGGCACCCCCGCCATTGCTCGGACTGCAACCAGGATGTCTACCAGAAGAAAGCCCACCAAAGAACAGCAAGAGCCCGAAAGCTCAGTTCTGTCGACTCGTAGCACCAGAAGGGTGCCTGCTGAAAAGGCTGCCCAGGAGTTTGGAGGCGCCAACCTGCTGGAAACTCCAGCTGCACCAGCAACCTGCAGAAGAAGAGCACAGGCTGCCTCAGCTCGACAGAAGGTAGAGATTGCTGATCAGGAGAGCGAGAAAGACAAGGAGGAAAATGCACCCGAGGATGCATCTATCGAAACCAGGCAGATCATTAAGCCTCCAGTGCAGAAGGTGTACAGCACAAGGAGAGCCGTGAGGCTGCTGGAGAAATCAATAGCTGATCTGACTCTGGCAGACAAGAAGAAAACCATACAGCCTGTTAAAATGGATAAGCTGGACGCGGAGACAGCAGCGGAGGAGGTCACAGAAGATGTTCAGGAGATCAAGGATGCAGGCA AAGTTCATGCCATGACTGTCTCAGACCATGGCTGGGAGAAAATTGATTCCGACGCTCCCTCAGAGCAGAAGCAAAGTCGTGTGCCAGAAAATGAAACTGAAGTGGAAGATGCAATGGAGGAGAATGCGGGGACTGACAAATTTTCAAAGGTGTCAAATGGAGCTGCACCTGGCCTCTCGGGTTCAGATCCGAAATACGATGATGACCATGAAGCATGTCTGTTGGTCAGCAACAAAAACGAGACTACCGTGGATTTCAAGGATGAATGTGTTGTTGTGGAAGATG CAGGTGCCAATTCACTGATTGCAGTTCTGGAGGAAAGTGCCCCCGATACACCAGCAGTTGAAGATTCCATGGAGAATAGCCCTTCAGAGGGGCTTGTGGCAGAGGAGAGTGCCCCTGTGGTTGAGAACCAGTTTGGTGTCCCTTCTGATACACAAGCAGTTGAAGATTCTGAGGAGAATAGCCCTTCAGAGGGACTTTTGGCATCCCGTAATGCGGATGAAATCCTTTCTGAATCTCAAGAAGGGGCAGCTGAGGCAATATCCCAGAATGGTTTGGAGGTGCTATCACTTTCTGAAAATCAGATGGAAAGTTCTCAGCAGTCAGAATGTGGAAGTGAATATAATATTTCTGAGCCTCCAATTGTTTCGACTTACAATTTGGACCATCTAGCTCCAAATTGCCATGCTGCCAGCTCAATGGATAATACGGTTTCTGAAGTATCTGCTGCGGGCAAATTGGAAATTCAGGTCAGTCAGTATGCAGAGAAGGAAATTGTTGGGGATGATGTGATGGGTGCCGGTCTTACTGATATCCCAGTAACCATCCAGACAGTGGAATGTGCGTATGAAGCACCAACTAAGGTTTCCTTGACTGTATCAGAGGAAATTGCTGCCGCTGTGCTTGAACCGATCCTGCCCTGGACCACGACGACTCCCAAAAGGATCCTAGTCTATGCTGATTCTGAAGCCTTAGGTGATGTGTTCAATATGCCACAAGTGGAATTTGCAGGGAAAAATGATGGATTGCCTCAATCCTTAAACCCCAAGAGTCCAACTTCTTCAACCAGCAGAATGCATGCATTTTCCCCTCTTATGGCAGGGAAATCATCAAGTAAGAAGCAGCAGTCCACACTGAAATATAAGGTAAGTGTCCTGGATGAGAATAAGGAGAACAAAACAGGCGGCACCACCGTTGTTAGAGCAGAACCAAATGGAGAGAAATCAAAGAAAAGCGACACAAATGTTGATGAAGACAGCATATCAGCGTCATTGAAAGATAAGAGTCTCAGGCAGCTGACAAAGATGTTCAAGGAAAAGATGCAAAT
- the LOC116205300 gene encoding uncharacterized protein LOC116205300 isoform X5, with amino-acid sequence MDFHTLSRRELQALCKKNKIPANMTNLAMADALASLPLQQVEGLEDFLNPPESGSEQFMERYTYGTPAIARTATRMSTRRKPTKEQQEPESSVLSTRSTRRVPAEKAAQEFGGANLLETPAAPATCRRRAQAASARQKVEIADQESEKDKEENAPEDASIETRQIIKPPVQKVYSTRRAVRLLEKSIADLTLADKKKTIQPVKMDKLDAETAAEEVTEDVQEIKDAGKVHAMTVSDHGWEKIDSDAPSEQKQSRVPENETEVEDAMEENAGTDKFSKVSNGAAPGLSGSDPKYDDDHEACLLVSNKNETTVDFKDECVVVEDAGANSLIAVLEESAPDTPAVEDSMENSPSEGLVAEESAPVVENQFGVPSDTQAVEDSEENSPSEGLLASRNADEILSESQEGAAEAISQNGLEVLSLSENQMESSQQSECGSEYNISEPPIVSTYNLDHLAPNCHAASSMDNTVSEVSAAGKLEIQVSQYAEKEIVGDDVMGAGLTDIPVTIQTVECAYEAPTKVSLTVSEEIAAAVLEPILPWTTTTPKRILVYADSEALGDVFNMPQVEFAGKNDGLPQSLNPKSPTSSTSRMHAFSPLMAGKSSSKKQQSTLKYKVSVLDENKENKTGGTTVVRAEPNGEKSKKSDTNVDEDSISASLKDKSLRQLTKMFKEKMQIANKKSDDISKVSWKR; translated from the exons ATGGACTTCCACACCCTGTCAAGGAGGGAACTTCAGGCTCTCTGCAAGAAGAACAAGATCCCCGCCAACATGACTAACCTTGCCATGGCCGATGCTCTCGCTTCCCTTCCTCTTCAGCAG GTTGAGGGCCTTGAGGACTTCCTTAATCCTCCCGAATCGGGCTCTGAGCAATTCATGGAGAGATACACTTACGGCACCCCCGCCATTGCTCGGACTGCAACCAGGATGTCTACCAGAAGAAAGCCCACCAAAGAACAGCAAGAGCCCGAAAGCTCAGTTCTGTCGACTCGTAGCACCAGAAGGGTGCCTGCTGAAAAGGCTGCCCAGGAGTTTGGAGGCGCCAACCTGCTGGAAACTCCAGCTGCACCAGCAACCTGCAGAAGAAGAGCACAGGCTGCCTCAGCTCGACAGAAGGTAGAGATTGCTGATCAGGAGAGCGAGAAAGACAAGGAGGAAAATGCACCCGAGGATGCATCTATCGAAACCAGGCAGATCATTAAGCCTCCAGTGCAGAAGGTGTACAGCACAAGGAGAGCCGTGAGGCTGCTGGAGAAATCAATAGCTGATCTGACTCTGGCAGACAAGAAGAAAACCATACAGCCTGTTAAAATGGATAAGCTGGACGCGGAGACAGCAGCGGAGGAGGTCACAGAAGATGTTCAGGAGATCAAGGATGCAGGCA AAGTTCATGCCATGACTGTCTCAGACCATGGCTGGGAGAAAATTGATTCCGACGCTCCCTCAGAGCAGAAGCAAAGTCGTGTGCCAGAAAATGAAACTGAAGTGGAAGATGCAATGGAGGAGAATGCGGGGACTGACAAATTTTCAAAGGTGTCAAATGGAGCTGCACCTGGCCTCTCGGGTTCAGATCCGAAATACGATGATGACCATGAAGCATGTCTGTTGGTCAGCAACAAAAACGAGACTACCGTGGATTTCAAGGATGAATGTGTTGTTGTGGAAGATG CAGGTGCCAATTCACTGATTGCAGTTCTGGAGGAAAGTGCCCCCGATACACCAGCAGTTGAAGATTCCATGGAGAATAGCCCTTCAGAGGGGCTTGTGGCAGAGGAGAGTGCCCCTGTGGTTGAGAACCAGTTTGGTGTCCCTTCTGATACACAAGCAGTTGAAGATTCTGAGGAGAATAGCCCTTCAGAGGGACTTTTGGCATCCCGTAATGCGGATGAAATCCTTTCTGAATCTCAAGAAGGGGCAGCTGAGGCAATATCCCAGAATGGTTTGGAGGTGCTATCACTTTCTGAAAATCAGATGGAAAGTTCTCAGCAGTCAGAATGTGGAAGTGAATATAATATTTCTGAGCCTCCAATTGTTTCGACTTACAATTTGGACCATCTAGCTCCAAATTGCCATGCTGCCAGCTCAATGGATAATACGGTTTCTGAAGTATCTGCTGCGGGCAAATTGGAAATTCAGGTCAGTCAGTATGCAGAGAAGGAAATTGTTGGGGATGATGTGATGGGTGCCGGTCTTACTGATATCCCAGTAACCATCCAGACAGTGGAATGTGCGTATGAAGCACCAACTAAGGTTTCCTTGACTGTATCAGAGGAAATTGCTGCCGCTGTGCTTGAACCGATCCTGCCCTGGACCACGACGACTCCCAAAAGGATCCTAGTCTATGCTGATTCTGAAGCCTTAGGTGATGTGTTCAATATGCCACAAGTGGAATTTGCAGGGAAAAATGATGGATTGCCTCAATCCTTAAACCCCAAGAGTCCAACTTCTTCAACCAGCAGAATGCATGCATTTTCCCCTCTTATGGCAGGGAAATCATCAAGTAAGAAGCAGCAGTCCACACTGAAATATAAGGTAAGTGTCCTGGATGAGAATAAGGAGAACAAAACAGGCGGCACCACCGTTGTTAGAGCAGAACCAAATGGAGAGAAATCAAAGAAAAGCGACACAAATGTTGATGAAGACAGCATATCAGCGTCATTGAAAGATAAGAGTCTCAGGCAGCTGACAAAGATGTTCAAGGAAAAGATGCAAAT
- the LOC116205300 gene encoding uncharacterized protein LOC116205300 isoform X2, whose translation MDFHTLSRRELQALCKKNKIPANMTNLAMADALASLPLQQVEGLEDFLNPPESGSEQFMERYTYGTPAIARTATRMSTRRKPTKEQQEPESSVLSTRSTRRVPAEKAAQEFGGANLLETPAAPATCRRRAQAASARQKVEIADQESEKDKEENAPEDASIETRQIIKPPVQKVYSTRRAVRLLEKSIADLTLADKKKTIQPVKMDKLDAETAAEEVTEDVQEIKDAGKVHAMTVSDHGWEKIDSDAPSEQKQSRVPENETEVEDAMEENAGTDKFSKVSNGAAPGLSGSDPKYDDDHEACLLVSNKNETTVDFKDECVVVEDGANSLIAVLEESAPDTPAVEDSMENSPSEGLVAEESAPVVENQFGVPSDTQAVEDSEENSPSEGLLASRNADEILSESQEGAAEAISQNGLEVLSLSENQMESSQQSECGSEYNISEPPIVSTYNLDHLAPNCHAASSMDNTVSEVSAAGKLEIQVSQYAEKEIVGDDVMGAGLTDIPVTIQTVECAYEAPTKVSLTVSEEIAAAVLEPILPWTTTTPKRILVYADSEALGDVFNMPQVEFAGKNDGLPQSLNPKSPTSSTSRMHAFSPLMAGKSSSKKQQSTLKYKVSVLDENKENKTGGTTVVRAEPNGEKSKKSDTNVDEDSISASLKDKSLRQLTKMFKEKMQIANKKSDDISKQLEKVRQALQALPGNRMAVGKTEEN comes from the exons ATGGACTTCCACACCCTGTCAAGGAGGGAACTTCAGGCTCTCTGCAAGAAGAACAAGATCCCCGCCAACATGACTAACCTTGCCATGGCCGATGCTCTCGCTTCCCTTCCTCTTCAGCAG GTTGAGGGCCTTGAGGACTTCCTTAATCCTCCCGAATCGGGCTCTGAGCAATTCATGGAGAGATACACTTACGGCACCCCCGCCATTGCTCGGACTGCAACCAGGATGTCTACCAGAAGAAAGCCCACCAAAGAACAGCAAGAGCCCGAAAGCTCAGTTCTGTCGACTCGTAGCACCAGAAGGGTGCCTGCTGAAAAGGCTGCCCAGGAGTTTGGAGGCGCCAACCTGCTGGAAACTCCAGCTGCACCAGCAACCTGCAGAAGAAGAGCACAGGCTGCCTCAGCTCGACAGAAGGTAGAGATTGCTGATCAGGAGAGCGAGAAAGACAAGGAGGAAAATGCACCCGAGGATGCATCTATCGAAACCAGGCAGATCATTAAGCCTCCAGTGCAGAAGGTGTACAGCACAAGGAGAGCCGTGAGGCTGCTGGAGAAATCAATAGCTGATCTGACTCTGGCAGACAAGAAGAAAACCATACAGCCTGTTAAAATGGATAAGCTGGACGCGGAGACAGCAGCGGAGGAGGTCACAGAAGATGTTCAGGAGATCAAGGATGCAGGCA AAGTTCATGCCATGACTGTCTCAGACCATGGCTGGGAGAAAATTGATTCCGACGCTCCCTCAGAGCAGAAGCAAAGTCGTGTGCCAGAAAATGAAACTGAAGTGGAAGATGCAATGGAGGAGAATGCGGGGACTGACAAATTTTCAAAGGTGTCAAATGGAGCTGCACCTGGCCTCTCGGGTTCAGATCCGAAATACGATGATGACCATGAAGCATGTCTGTTGGTCAGCAACAAAAACGAGACTACCGTGGATTTCAAGGATGAATGTGTTGTTGTGGAAGATG GTGCCAATTCACTGATTGCAGTTCTGGAGGAAAGTGCCCCCGATACACCAGCAGTTGAAGATTCCATGGAGAATAGCCCTTCAGAGGGGCTTGTGGCAGAGGAGAGTGCCCCTGTGGTTGAGAACCAGTTTGGTGTCCCTTCTGATACACAAGCAGTTGAAGATTCTGAGGAGAATAGCCCTTCAGAGGGACTTTTGGCATCCCGTAATGCGGATGAAATCCTTTCTGAATCTCAAGAAGGGGCAGCTGAGGCAATATCCCAGAATGGTTTGGAGGTGCTATCACTTTCTGAAAATCAGATGGAAAGTTCTCAGCAGTCAGAATGTGGAAGTGAATATAATATTTCTGAGCCTCCAATTGTTTCGACTTACAATTTGGACCATCTAGCTCCAAATTGCCATGCTGCCAGCTCAATGGATAATACGGTTTCTGAAGTATCTGCTGCGGGCAAATTGGAAATTCAGGTCAGTCAGTATGCAGAGAAGGAAATTGTTGGGGATGATGTGATGGGTGCCGGTCTTACTGATATCCCAGTAACCATCCAGACAGTGGAATGTGCGTATGAAGCACCAACTAAGGTTTCCTTGACTGTATCAGAGGAAATTGCTGCCGCTGTGCTTGAACCGATCCTGCCCTGGACCACGACGACTCCCAAAAGGATCCTAGTCTATGCTGATTCTGAAGCCTTAGGTGATGTGTTCAATATGCCACAAGTGGAATTTGCAGGGAAAAATGATGGATTGCCTCAATCCTTAAACCCCAAGAGTCCAACTTCTTCAACCAGCAGAATGCATGCATTTTCCCCTCTTATGGCAGGGAAATCATCAAGTAAGAAGCAGCAGTCCACACTGAAATATAAGGTAAGTGTCCTGGATGAGAATAAGGAGAACAAAACAGGCGGCACCACCGTTGTTAGAGCAGAACCAAATGGAGAGAAATCAAAGAAAAGCGACACAAATGTTGATGAAGACAGCATATCAGCGTCATTGAAAGATAAGAGTCTCAGGCAGCTGACAAAGATGTTCAAGGAAAAGATGCAAAT